The DNA window TAACCCTGTCTATGAAATGAGAAGAACGATCATTGCACGTGATTTAACTAATGGCATTTTAAACGCCATCAACGCACCTTAAACCAAATGGTTCAATCCACCCCATTATTTGATTACCACATCGGTTGGAAATCTAAAGGCAAGCATCCTGGTCGCCATAAAAGCAATCAGAGAGGAATGGGTATTGAATTTGCAGGACACACAACACTCCTTTCATACCCTGACCCAAGGCGAATTGATATTCGCCAATCGATTCGAGATCCTTTAGGTGAGATTCACGTCAAAATATTTAATCAACGTAGTGCGACACCCGTCATGATTGTCTGTGATTTATCTGCCAGTATGAATTTTGGTGGAAAAAATAAAAAAATTAATTTAGCTGCTGAAGTCGCGCAATCCATAGCTCACTCTGTCATAGATCGTCATGACGCTATCGGTCTCATTGGTTTTGATGACGAGATTAGAGAAGATTGGTTAGCACCCTTATCATTTAGATCACAACATGCATTAACACTTATTCACGAACTTAAAAACTTTACATCTACAAATAAATCGAATCGCGCAATCAAAGACCTCTATCAGTATATGCCTCGTGAACGTTCACTTATTTTCTTTATTTCAGACTTTCACATGCCAGAAGTTGAGTTAGAAAATTGTTTATCTAATCTTATGAGGCACCATGTGGTCCCTGTAGTTTTATGGGATAAGAAAGAATACATCAATCTTCCTAATTTTGGCATTGTCACAATTACCGATCCTGAAAGTGGTAAAAAAAATACACTTTTTTTAAGAAAAGAACTGAAAGAAAAAATTGTGGATTCATTTGAAAAAAGACGTGCTGTCATTACAAAAGCATTTATGAATTTTGATATTCCACCTTTTTTTGTAGATGACCATTTTGATGCAACTAAAATGACCGAATACTTCAATCAATTCGTGGGCGCTTAATAATTATGAAATATCTTATTTCTTTATGGATGCTTCTATTATCAGTTTCTAGTTTTGCACTGGATGTGCAAGAGTGGCCTGATATTCAAGAAGGTATCATATCCATCAAAATAAAAGAGCCGCTTCACCGAGTCGGATATACCGTAGGGGACAAATCAGAAAGACATGTAGAAGTTACAATTAAAAAACCTTATGTACTTATTAAAGAGTCTTTGCCTATTCCGGGTTACGAAAGAAAATATAAAGGCCAAGATTTAGGTATCGTATTGGATGCAATGAAACATGTATTAAAAGAAAATAAAACATCTTCTACATTAGTCATGGATCTTACGTATCAAATTTTTACAAATAATGTAGTCGCAAAACCGGGATTCTTACCAGCTGAATATATCCGAGTCTTAAATCCTAATGACCCACAAAAGAAAGTCTTTAAATATAGGATTCCTGAGTATCAAATTGCGATATCTCCTTTATCTATTTTTGGCGCTATAAAAATTGAACAAGATATGAGCCCATTAAGAGGCGTCATTTTAATGGATGAGAAAAGTCCTATAAAAACACTTAAAATTTCGGGCATCATCGCACTTCTTTCTTTATTAGGTCTTATATATATTTATAGTCAATATGCATGGCTACCAAACGCTCGAGGTATATTTGCAAGAACCCATCGCTCATTCAATAAAATGAAGGCAACTCCCGCTTCTATTGAAAAAGCAATCACAGACATGCATCGTGCTTTTGATCTTGTTATTGAAAAAACTCTCTTTACAGATAATCTTCATGATCTTTATGCTAAGAATCCTTCATTTAAAAATATCGATACTGAACTGCGCGAGTTTTTTAAGCTTTCCACACTCGTATTTTTTAATACTTCAAATAAAAAATATGATCATGATGAAATACTTAAATGGCTTAAAGATTTCTCAAGGCATTGTCGAGATTGCGAGAGAAAACTTATTGTTGATAAAAAATCACTCGTGGCAGGTTTAGCTAAATGACATTTTCATTTCCATGGGTCTTATGGCTTATTCCTTTAGCTTTTATTCCGCTTTTTTTTAAAGAAGTATCCTTACAGTACTACTCATGGAATGAAATGATTCCAAAAGATCGACTCTCAAGGATTGTGGCTATTATCTTAAAATTTATCGCGACCATGATTTTATTGGCAATCATTGTTGGATTAAGTGGGCCACATTCTCGCCAAAAAGAAATTGAAAAAACAGGTATAGGCGCTCAAATTGGTTTGGTATTGGATCGAAGTGCGAGTATGGATGATCCTTTTGCAGGCAACGACCAATCCAAAGTGGGAGAAATGAAATCAGCTGCTGCTGCCAGACTAATTACTGACTTTGTAAAATCAAGAAAAAACGACATGATTGGTATGGTTTCATTTAGCAATTCTGGCATGTATGTTTTGCCACTGACTGATAATAAAAATGCCATTATTTCAGCCGTAAGAGCAACAGCTGGTAACGCATTATTTCAAACTAATATTGGTAGTGGTCTTACGACGGGTGCTGAATTATTTAATAAAGTACCAGACTCTGGTTCAAGAGCGATGATTTTACTTTCAGATGGAGCAGGTCGTATCGATGCTGCTACTCAAGAAAAAATTAAGGATTGGCTAGGCCGATTTAAAATTAGCCTTTATTGGATCGTATTAAGACAACCAGGTGGTATCAGTATTTTTAATACTTCATATAAAGCACGAGATGATGAGGCGCTACCACCTCAAATTGAGCTTAATGAATTTTTTAAAACACTTCATTCGCCGTTTCAAGCTTATGAGGCAGAAGATCCAAAAACACTACAAAAAGCCATCGAGGATATCAATCAAAAAGAAAAGAAACCCATTAAATATTTTGAGAAAATTCCAGGTCAAGATTATTCAACTCATTGTTTTGTCGTTGCGGCTCTTATGATGATAGGTTTACTGATGCTTAAATTAATTGAGGTGAGATCATGGCTTTAATCACAAAAAATCTTTTTAGCACTAAAAAACTCACTTGGATTTTTGCACTGTTTCTCATAATTTCACTTGGTGTATTTATAAAGCAATGGATTGAATTAAAAAATATTCAAGTATTTAATCGAGATATTGCTGAAGGTAAATCGCCGAGTATGTTTATCAATAGTTTTGAAGCGCGTTATGCAACAGCTTATTGGCTCACAACTAAAGAAAGATATAAAGAAGCCAATATTCTTTTTACAAATCTTTTACCGATAGCTTCACCCTCTCAAAAAGCAGCCATTCAATACAATATTGGTAATATTTTCTTTAAGCGCGCATTGGCGATCAACGGTACTGATATGACGGTCAAAAATGAAACAGAATATTTATTTAGACAAGCAAAAGCAGCTTATATGCTATCTATTAAGATTGATAATCATGCATGGGATGTAAAACATAATCTTGATCGCGTGCTTATGATTTTGCCTGCCAACCCAACGCCTGGTGTTGGCGATTCAGATTCGCCTGGACTCATTTTAGGCAATGTTCCTGTAGGCCTTCCTTAAATCTATGAAAGCGTGGCTTAAAAACATAAAATCGGGATCCAATCTCGATTTTAATACCCTATCACTCATAGTATCGATTGGGTTTATGTTGCTTGCGATTATCAATCCATCAATACCTCTCAAACACAATATTTATAACTATATCTTTGTGACTGACATCTCGCAAAGTATGAATACGATTGATATGTCTGTCATGAATAAATCCATCTCAAGACTTGAATATATGAAGCATAGTCTTCATGAAATTATGTCTGAGC is part of the Candidatus Methylopumilus rimovensis genome and encodes:
- a CDS encoding DUF58 domain-containing protein produces the protein MVQSTPLFDYHIGWKSKGKHPGRHKSNQRGMGIEFAGHTTLLSYPDPRRIDIRQSIRDPLGEIHVKIFNQRSATPVMIVCDLSASMNFGGKNKKINLAAEVAQSIAHSVIDRHDAIGLIGFDDEIREDWLAPLSFRSQHALTLIHELKNFTSTNKSNRAIKDLYQYMPRERSLIFFISDFHMPEVELENCLSNLMRHHVVPVVLWDKKEYINLPNFGIVTITDPESGKKNTLFLRKELKEKIVDSFEKRRAVITKAFMNFDIPPFFVDDHFDATKMTEYFNQFVGA
- a CDS encoding vWA domain-containing protein, whose protein sequence is MTFSFPWVLWLIPLAFIPLFFKEVSLQYYSWNEMIPKDRLSRIVAIILKFIATMILLAIIVGLSGPHSRQKEIEKTGIGAQIGLVLDRSASMDDPFAGNDQSKVGEMKSAAAARLITDFVKSRKNDMIGMVSFSNSGMYVLPLTDNKNAIISAVRATAGNALFQTNIGSGLTTGAELFNKVPDSGSRAMILLSDGAGRIDAATQEKIKDWLGRFKISLYWIVLRQPGGISIFNTSYKARDDEALPPQIELNEFFKTLHSPFQAYEAEDPKTLQKAIEDINQKEKKPIKYFEKIPGQDYSTHCFVVAALMMIGLLMLKLIEVRSWL